One genomic region from Sulfurimonas sp. encodes:
- a CDS encoding efflux RND transporter periplasmic adaptor subunit, producing the protein MKNIFLTIFILLSIDVLAFELPITGTVVSYNQKMVGARYMGYIKNIYFDIGDRVEREDTLFEMESAEFDILKSQADLALEQANSIVNMYKTRMDSINRERKALKKQGMFNPEDMQNLDITADNVSAGLASAQVLVKNAASKIKQVATVTGYLEIKAPNSGIIVEKRIRVGDLVSPGMLGMIIVDLEHLQIEGEVAESDLKYVNKYQKVKIEIPSISYRDTGYIKSVVPSANPMAHTFKIIINFKKKSEKIFPGMYAKILIKIDDKYYTRD; encoded by the coding sequence TTGAAAAATATTTTTTTAACAATTTTTATTTTATTAAGCATTGATGTTTTGGCATTTGAGTTGCCAATAACAGGAACTGTCGTGTCTTACAATCAAAAAATGGTTGGAGCAAGGTATATGGGTTATATAAAAAACATATATTTTGACATTGGAGATAGGGTAGAGAGAGAAGATACTCTTTTTGAAATGGAATCTGCCGAGTTTGATATCTTAAAATCTCAAGCAGATTTGGCTCTTGAACAAGCAAATTCCATTGTAAATATGTATAAGACTCGTATGGACTCTATCAACAGAGAGAGAAAAGCACTAAAAAAACAAGGTATGTTCAACCCAGAGGATATGCAAAATCTTGATATAACAGCCGATAATGTTTCAGCAGGACTAGCGTCTGCCCAAGTTCTAGTGAAAAATGCTGCTTCAAAAATAAAACAAGTTGCAACTGTTACAGGTTACTTAGAGATAAAGGCACCAAACAGTGGTATCATAGTTGAAAAAAGAATCCGAGTTGGAGATTTAGTCTCACCAGGTATGCTTGGTATGATAATTGTTGATTTAGAGCATTTACAAATTGAAGGCGAAGTTGCAGAATCAGATTTAAAATATGTAAACAAGTATCAAAAAGTAAAAATAGAAATCCCTTCTATTAGCTATCGAGATACAGGTTATATCAAATCAGTAGTACCTAGTGCAAATCCAATGGCACACACATTTAAAATAATTATAAATTTCAAAAAGAAGAGTGAAAAAATATTTCCTGGAATGTATGCAAAAATTCTCATCAAAATAGATGATAAATATTATACAAGAGATTAG
- a CDS encoding COG3400 family protein, with product MKKILIISDGTVGEHFIRRVLQTHTSENIYYIVELRAKEYEDINPARFKFYNFDPTSFSKLSNLLKMEFVQVMIAMDNLVEIENTIKNIKLVKAQLRTIVLTQHELQSEDANVVIVNSNEILASRLLDYLPNVPVIAQNVGLGEGEIMEVLVPFGSSFVYKHIGVIEQKNWRIVAIYRNRKLLMPSRRRMIQPNDQLVLVGEPAVLKSVYRAIKRELGEFPEPFGSNLYLYVDMTLVNLTTIEELITRAVFAHKKFKHDLIIKVVNPSNIPTLQYIKDLRDINVIVDIEYESRNLAEVFYKDIKSYHIGLVIVSSDMFANDYTRKLLYESHVPILKLSDKPFSSIKEAAIILGDNRDLEKISATIFDISEQLGFNLEIYNYMNEHQEEKEEVIEHYYNLATIFSKNIKVIKETQNPIRVLKKKENFVHILPFTQKLTKNRIFSLFSTDSEKLYYKLDNYHQIFIPVQL from the coding sequence ATGAAAAAGATACTGATAATTAGTGATGGCACTGTTGGCGAGCATTTTATACGAAGAGTCCTTCAAACTCACACTAGTGAAAATATTTACTATATAGTTGAACTCAGAGCAAAAGAGTATGAAGATATAAATCCAGCACGATTTAAATTTTATAATTTTGACCCGACAAGTTTTTCAAAATTATCAAACCTTCTTAAAATGGAATTTGTCCAAGTAATGATTGCTATGGACAATCTAGTTGAGATTGAAAACACTATCAAAAACATTAAACTAGTAAAAGCACAGCTCCGTACAATAGTTTTAACGCAGCATGAACTACAAAGTGAAGATGCAAATGTAGTCATAGTAAATTCAAATGAAATTTTAGCATCTAGACTTCTTGACTATCTTCCAAATGTTCCAGTAATTGCTCAAAATGTTGGTTTAGGTGAGGGTGAAATCATGGAAGTTCTTGTTCCATTTGGAAGCTCTTTTGTTTATAAGCATATAGGTGTTATAGAGCAAAAAAACTGGCGAATAGTTGCTATATATAGAAATAGAAAACTTCTTATGCCTTCAAGAAGGAGAATGATTCAACCAAATGACCAACTTGTTTTGGTGGGTGAACCAGCAGTTTTAAAGTCAGTTTATCGTGCTATTAAAAGAGAGCTTGGAGAGTTTCCAGAACCATTTGGTTCTAATCTTTACTTGTATGTTGATATGACCTTGGTTAATCTTACAACAATAGAAGAGTTAATTACAAGAGCAGTTTTTGCACATAAAAAATTCAAACATGACCTAATCATAAAAGTAGTAAACCCGAGTAATATCCCAACACTTCAGTATATTAAAGATTTGAGAGATATCAATGTTATTGTTGATATAGAGTATGAGTCAAGGAATTTAGCAGAGGTTTTTTATAAAGATATAAAATCTTACCATATTGGACTTGTTATAGTTTCTAGCGATATGTTTGCAAATGATTATACAAGAAAACTTCTTTATGAATCTCATGTTCCTATTTTGAAACTATCAGATAAACCATTTTCTAGTATCAAAGAAGCGGCGATTATTTTAGGTGACAACAGAGATTTAGAAAAGATTTCTGCGACTATTTTTGATATTTCAGAACAACTTGGTTTTAACTTAGAAATATACAACTATATGAATGAACATCAAGAAGAAAAAGAAGAAGTGATAGAACACTACTATAACCTTGCAACGATTTTTTCTAAAAATATTAAAGTTATCAAAGAAACACAAAATCCTATTAGAGTGCTTAAGAAAAAAGAAAACTTTGTGCATATTTTACCTTTTACGCAAAAGTTAACTAAAAATAGAATCTTTTCTCTCTTTTCTACCGATAGCGAAAAACTCTATTATAAACTAGATAATTACCATCAAATTTTTATACCTGTTCAATTATAA
- a CDS encoding toxin-antitoxin system YwqK family antitoxin, whose protein sequence is MNKKIGLVLVALLAITSLNAEVKKTLYKNGKVKFEKTYKNGKLNGHARVYYKSGRIKTKTYFVNGKVDGVTYGYYENGRLKAKIPMKKGKINGTQKEFYNNSQLKSVSNYKMDKLIGNKKIYYSNGSMKAKLQFDDNGNFYGTQKEYYKNGNMKYRVSMENGKAKKGRIYELDGESRKMNEGDFEKLGF, encoded by the coding sequence ATGAATAAAAAAATAGGACTTGTTTTAGTGGCATTGTTAGCAATAACATCACTTAACGCAGAGGTTAAAAAGACTCTGTATAAAAATGGAAAAGTAAAGTTTGAGAAAACTTATAAAAATGGAAAGTTAAACGGTCATGCAAGAGTTTATTATAAAAGTGGGCGTATAAAAACAAAAACATATTTTGTAAATGGTAAAGTAGATGGAGTTACTTATGGTTATTATGAAAATGGTAGATTAAAAGCAAAAATTCCTATGAAAAAAGGTAAGATAAATGGAACTCAAAAAGAGTTTTACAATAACTCACAGTTAAAGTCAGTAAGTAATTACAAAATGGATAAGCTGATTGGAAATAAAAAAATCTACTATTCAAATGGAAGTATGAAGGCAAAACTTCAGTTTGATGATAATGGAAATTTTTATGGAACTCAAAAAGAGTATTATAAAAATGGAAATATGAAATATAGAGTTTCTATGGAAAATGGCAAAGCTAAAAAAGGTCGCATTTATGAGTTAGATGGTGAAAGTAGAAAAATGAATGAAGGTGATTTTGAAAAATTAGGATTTTAA
- a CDS encoding cytochrome C: MKKTLATLLLSTALFSGVYTKQDRIKDMQVMAEAMTTIGTGFFYNNNDIVQNGALALSDAIRRVQPPLQELEEKDPMTRYMNNKIIFSNKIVKTIDKKAKIIIQRFATGDVQAATQAYTKIMKQCMKCHHEIRQW; encoded by the coding sequence GTGAAAAAAACATTAGCAACTTTATTATTAAGTACGGCACTTTTTTCTGGTGTTTATACGAAGCAAGATCGCATAAAAGATATGCAAGTTATGGCAGAAGCAATGACAACTATTGGAACTGGTTTTTTTTATAATAATAATGATATAGTTCAAAATGGTGCTTTAGCACTCTCAGATGCTATAAGAAGAGTTCAGCCACCATTGCAAGAACTAGAAGAAAAAGACCCAATGACTAGATATATGAATAATAAAATAATATTTAGCAATAAAATAGTTAAAACTATTGATAAAAAGGCAAAGATTATTATCCAAAGATTTGCTACTGGTGATGTTCAAGCTGCAACTCAAGCATATACAAAGATAATGAAGCAATGTATGAAGTGTCATCACGAAATTCGTCAATGGTGA
- a CDS encoding efflux RND transporter permease subunit — MEELIYGIIGSKAKRRKVILYIVLAFLLSVMLIPTKLVLAKMLPGKSANTFSIYVDTATNSSIGETSSVTNCVLSYLKKEEAVKNIEIYLAQGAPLDYAGLVKGSALKRMKNQAEMVINLSDKHSRDETSYKMVHRIRPLIQKTCGTLVNSTSIKFVEMPSGPPTFATLEINIFGKDDELMRRTANRVAMILGQTDGLVDIDVMQDDIYPYFEIIPDKEKVIKSGLSVDQVNNILYIAFEGMVVAVKNSKKQQDQIPIFVRLDDKSREIMSNSKSAIYFKLSRLKLLNQKGMMIPIREVISVNEIPSSPTIFRKNLQNFVSISAECDLVSQLYPLLEARDTIIEKLSDDFNVTKVEGMSTYMFDLNLVEKNSGKKMLLRWDGEMKVSLDTFRDLGGAFIAALVLMFLLMVMYYKSFALSGIILLASFLSIIGVITGHFITDIISLFFADINFFLTATSLIGFISLMGISARSSLLLIDFSMALIKKGVEKRRAIAIATATRAKPIVMTAVAIILGSLLLSTDPIFGGLGVALIFGSIASTVVSLFLVPVLIVNTVAICPEGMDHKHHECHGGIAEHVDPEEIGL; from the coding sequence ATGGAAGAACTGATATATGGTATTATAGGTTCAAAAGCTAAAAGAAGAAAGGTTATACTATATATAGTTTTAGCTTTTTTACTATCAGTTATGCTCATTCCAACAAAGTTAGTTCTGGCAAAAATGCTACCTGGGAAAAGTGCAAATACTTTTAGCATCTATGTAGATACAGCTACTAATAGTTCGATTGGAGAAACTAGCAGCGTCACAAATTGTGTTTTGTCGTATTTGAAAAAAGAAGAAGCTGTTAAAAATATTGAAATATATTTGGCTCAAGGAGCACCACTGGATTATGCAGGGTTAGTTAAAGGTAGTGCCCTGAAGAGAATGAAAAACCAAGCTGAGATGGTTATAAATCTTAGTGATAAACATTCACGAGATGAAACATCATATAAAATGGTACATAGAATTCGTCCTTTAATCCAAAAAACTTGTGGAACTTTAGTGAATTCTACATCTATTAAATTTGTAGAAATGCCTTCAGGTCCACCAACTTTTGCAACTTTAGAGATTAATATTTTTGGTAAAGATGATGAGTTGATGCGTAGAACTGCTAATCGTGTAGCTATGATTTTAGGTCAAACAGATGGTTTAGTTGATATAGATGTTATGCAAGATGATATATATCCATACTTTGAAATAATTCCAGACAAAGAAAAAGTTATAAAAAGTGGTCTTAGTGTTGATCAGGTAAATAATATTTTATATATTGCTTTTGAGGGTATGGTTGTTGCTGTTAAAAACTCTAAAAAACAACAAGATCAAATTCCGATTTTTGTTCGTCTTGATGATAAAAGTCGAGAGATAATGTCAAATTCCAAATCAGCGATATACTTTAAATTGTCAAGATTAAAACTCTTAAATCAAAAGGGTATGATGATACCAATAAGAGAGGTTATAAGTGTAAATGAGATTCCATCTAGTCCAACTATTTTTAGAAAAAATTTACAAAATTTTGTGAGTATTAGTGCAGAATGTGATTTGGTTTCTCAGCTTTACCCACTCTTAGAAGCAAGAGATACAATAATAGAAAAACTATCAGATGATTTTAATGTTACAAAAGTAGAAGGAATGTCAACTTATATGTTTGACTTAAACTTAGTAGAAAAAAATTCAGGTAAAAAAATGTTGCTTAGATGGGATGGAGAGATGAAAGTTTCTCTTGATACTTTTCGTGACCTTGGTGGTGCTTTTATTGCAGCTCTTGTCTTGATGTTTTTACTTATGGTTATGTATTATAAGTCATTTGCCTTAAGTGGTATTATCTTATTAGCAAGTTTTTTGTCTATCATTGGGGTTATTACAGGGCATTTTATTACAGATATTATTTCGCTCTTCTTCGCAGATATAAACTTCTTTTTAACTGCTACTTCACTCATCGGTTTTATTTCTTTAATGGGTATAAGTGCTAGAAGTTCATTGTTACTTATAGATTTTTCTATGGCACTTATAAAAAAAGGTGTAGAGAAAAGAAGAGCTATAGCAATTGCAACAGCAACAAGAGCAAAGCCAATCGTTATGACAGCAGTTGCAATTATATTAGGTTCATTATTACTCTCTACTGACCCTATTTTTGGTGGATTAGGTGTTGCTTTGATTTTTGGTTCTATTGCTTCTACGGTAGTGTCTTTGTTTTTAGTTCCTGTTTTAATAGTAAATACTGTGGCGATTTGTCCAGAGGGAATGGATCATAAACATCATGAATGTCATGGTGGGATAGCTGAACATGTGGATCCTGAAGAAATAGGCTTATAA
- the aroB gene encoding 3-dehydroquinate synthase — MLVNIPLKKTIDNSYDITIDALPKLYFDTKVAIVTNDTVSALHLKYLLKNISAKELHIITLKDGEQYKNQQSIDAILNSMFEKKFNRKSMLIAFGGGVIGDMTGFAASIYQRGINFIQIPTTLLSQVDASVGGKTGMNNSYGKNLVGTFHQPKAVYIDPYFLTTLPSREFSAGFAEIVKMAITFNKEFFKYLQTANLKDKKILEEVIKKAVQTKANVVAQDEKEHGIRAALNYGHTFGHVIENETKYIEFLHGEAVAIGMVMANEISVKMGLMSKEEASSIKELLQKYKLPITYNVENSDNFYETFFLDKKSSDAKITFIIPVGIGGVKITDAVDKDLVISVLNEFGEV; from the coding sequence ATGCTAGTAAACATACCTCTTAAAAAAACTATTGATAACTCATATGACATAACTATTGATGCACTTCCTAAACTATATTTTGACACAAAAGTAGCTATTGTTACAAATGATACTGTGTCTGCTTTACATTTGAAATATCTTTTAAAAAATATATCTGCAAAAGAACTTCACATCATTACGCTTAAAGATGGAGAACAGTATAAAAATCAACAAAGTATAGATGCCATACTTAATTCTATGTTTGAAAAAAAGTTTAACAGAAAGTCAATGCTCATTGCTTTTGGCGGTGGAGTTATCGGTGATATGACAGGTTTTGCTGCTAGTATTTATCAAAGAGGTATAAACTTTATTCAGATACCTACAACACTTCTTTCTCAAGTAGATGCTAGTGTAGGTGGTAAAACAGGTATGAATAACTCTTATGGTAAAAATCTTGTTGGTACTTTTCATCAGCCTAAAGCTGTTTATATAGACCCTTACTTTTTAACTACTTTGCCATCAAGAGAATTTAGTGCAGGTTTTGCTGAGATAGTTAAAATGGCTATAACTTTTAATAAAGAATTTTTTAAATATTTGCAAACTGCCAATTTAAAAGATAAAAAAATCTTAGAAGAGGTTATAAAAAAAGCAGTTCAAACAAAGGCTAATGTAGTTGCTCAAGATGAAAAAGAGCATGGCATACGAGCTGCTTTAAACTATGGACACACTTTTGGTCATGTTATTGAGAATGAAACAAAATATATAGAATTTTTACATGGAGAGGCAGTAGCCATAGGTATGGTTATGGCAAATGAAATATCTGTAAAGATGGGCTTGATGAGTAAAGAAGAAGCTTCAAGTATAAAAGAGTTATTGCAAAAATACAAGCTACCGATAACCTATAATGTAGAAAACTCTGATAATTTTTATGAAACATTTTTTCTTGATAAAAAAAGCTCAGATGCTAAGATAACTTTTATCATTCCTGTTGGCATCGGTGGCGTTAAAATTACTGATGCAGTAGATAAAGATTTAGTTATCTCAGTTTTAAATGAATTTGGAGAGGTATGA
- a CDS encoding MotA/TolQ/ExbB proton channel family protein yields the protein MQDIEEFNQLSVVLGKGRDCSFRFLWLLSVPIFLLAFALAGYLKLINFRVEIHSILMLGAIFVIYLFFVRHNAYYASCKLRKNFDEVKSNLVVFINKNLLFIAGIEKANASLEDFLSQEAKKMRNENFSSIAAGIFPTLGILGTFISIAISMPDFSSQTSQVLEEEISKLLGGVGTAFYVSIYGIFLSIWWIFFEKTGMSRFQKDANLIKEATSEYFWQKEEIEQTYFKKSMENFEKLNSVFDTFASGAFVENLNQALAQRMNIFEQIIDQEQKATLKVSKILQESADMVSNIASKQKDLASIFDKTIQKFENFSSNINAQHNTLDKAHNSLSAEFSRAVMIAEILSENSSKLNEAFSNMNK from the coding sequence ATGCAAGATATAGAAGAGTTTAATCAACTGTCAGTAGTTTTAGGTAAAGGACGAGATTGTTCTTTTAGGTTTTTATGGTTACTTTCGGTACCTATTTTTCTTTTAGCATTTGCTCTAGCAGGTTATCTAAAACTCATAAATTTTCGTGTTGAGATACACAGTATTTTAATGCTTGGTGCTATTTTTGTCATTTATCTATTTTTCGTAAGACATAATGCTTATTATGCTTCTTGTAAACTTAGAAAAAATTTTGATGAAGTTAAAAGTAATTTAGTTGTTTTTATAAACAAGAACCTTCTATTTATTGCAGGTATTGAAAAAGCAAATGCTTCTTTAGAAGATTTTTTAAGCCAAGAAGCAAAAAAAATGAGAAATGAAAATTTTTCTTCAATTGCTGCTGGCATATTTCCAACTTTGGGTATTTTAGGTACTTTTATTAGTATTGCAATCTCAATGCCTGACTTTTCTTCACAAACCTCACAAGTTCTTGAAGAAGAAATTTCAAAACTTTTGGGAGGAGTTGGTACAGCTTTTTATGTTTCTATTTATGGTATATTTTTATCTATTTGGTGGATATTTTTTGAAAAAACAGGAATGAGTCGTTTTCAAAAAGATGCAAATCTTATAAAAGAAGCAACAAGTGAATATTTTTGGCAAAAAGAAGAGATTGAGCAAACATACTTCAAGAAGAGTATGGAAAACTTTGAAAAATTAAATAGTGTTTTTGATACCTTTGCATCTGGTGCTTTTGTTGAAAACCTTAACCAAGCACTTGCTCAAAGAATGAATATATTTGAACAAATCATAGACCAAGAACAAAAAGCTACTCTCAAAGTGTCAAAAATTTTACAAGAGAGCGCCGACATGGTTAGTAATATTGCTTCAAAGCAAAAAGATTTGGCATCTATTTTTGATAAAACAATCCAAAAATTTGAAAATTTTTCATCAAATATCAATGCTCAACATAACACCTTAGACAAAGCGCACAATTCGCTTTCAGCTGAATTTTCCCGTGCCGTTATGATTGCTGAAATATTAAGTGAAAATAGTAGTAAACTAAATGAAGCTTTCTCAAATATGAATAAATAA
- the recQ gene encoding DNA helicase RecQ — translation MSKYKILKSTFGHDEFRAFQEEAIDAILSKKDLITILPTGGGKSLCYQLPSLMMEGVTIVISPLIALMQDQVNALVNSSIKAQMINSSQDYAEIQETIKDLLAGEIKLLYIAPERLSANGFVELLKKVKINFFVIDEAHCVSEWGHEFREDYRNLCLLKKIFPSTNIAAFTATATHKVQEDIVKTLNLQNPLQLRGKTLRDNLKIYSEQRVGNGRNQLVNFISKFSAQCGIVYAFSRKDVESVSGFLKTKGYSVGAYHAGLPSKQRDKVYKDFIYEKIDIVVATIAFGMGIDKSNIRFVVHMSMPKTMENYYQEIGRAGRDGVNAQTLLLYTKSDDVKMRSFIDEIENSEYKELLYNKLRKMYSYSNSSECRHKLIANYFDDDIDACEEICDNCKRGEVKKVDITLLAQKLLSGIYRCEQKFGLIHVVDVLRGSKGQKVFQFNHDKLSVYGIGSDVSKNDWNAVADRLFELDAMEIGEFRAIKLRNFGIKTLQKKAKIEIDAHKMNIKTKTKRQEKSTPVNDDVFELFRALRLEIATKNEIPAYIVFSDKTLIDFSIKLPQNKEEMLEVNGVGEVKYERYGEDFLALCKEIKVNLKMI, via the coding sequence ATGAGTAAATATAAAATACTAAAGAGTACATTTGGACATGATGAATTTAGAGCTTTTCAAGAAGAAGCGATAGATGCTATCTTGTCTAAGAAGGATTTGATAACCATTTTGCCAACAGGTGGTGGAAAATCTTTATGCTATCAGCTTCCATCTCTGATGATGGAAGGTGTTACCATCGTTATCTCTCCTCTAATCGCTCTTATGCAAGACCAAGTAAATGCTCTTGTAAATAGCTCTATAAAAGCTCAAATGATAAACTCTTCGCAAGACTATGCTGAGATACAAGAAACTATTAAAGACTTATTAGCAGGTGAGATTAAACTCTTGTATATCGCACCAGAGAGATTGAGTGCAAATGGTTTTGTTGAACTTCTAAAAAAAGTAAAGATAAACTTTTTTGTTATAGATGAAGCTCATTGTGTAAGTGAGTGGGGGCATGAATTTAGAGAAGATTATAGAAATCTTTGTTTATTAAAAAAGATTTTCCCTTCAACAAATATAGCCGCTTTTACAGCAACAGCAACTCATAAAGTTCAAGAAGATATAGTAAAAACTTTAAACCTACAAAATCCTCTACAGCTTCGTGGAAAAACTCTTAGAGATAATCTAAAAATATACTCAGAGCAAAGAGTTGGTAATGGACGAAATCAATTAGTAAACTTTATATCTAAGTTTAGTGCTCAATGTGGAATAGTTTACGCCTTTAGTAGAAAAGATGTGGAAAGTGTTTCAGGCTTTTTAAAAACAAAAGGTTATAGCGTTGGAGCGTATCATGCAGGATTACCAAGTAAACAAAGAGATAAAGTATATAAAGATTTTATCTATGAAAAGATTGATATAGTAGTAGCAACTATCGCTTTTGGAATGGGTATAGATAAGAGTAATATTCGCTTTGTAGTTCATATGAGTATGCCAAAAACCATGGAAAACTACTATCAAGAGATAGGACGGGCAGGTAGAGATGGTGTAAATGCACAAACACTTCTTTTATATACAAAATCTGATGATGTTAAGATGCGATCATTTATAGATGAAATAGAAAATAGCGAATATAAAGAGTTGCTCTATAATAAACTTCGCAAGATGTATAGTTATTCAAACTCTAGTGAATGTAGGCATAAACTAATTGCCAACTATTTTGATGATGATATAGATGCTTGTGAAGAAATCTGTGATAACTGTAAAAGAGGAGAGGTTAAAAAAGTAGATATAACACTTCTTGCACAAAAATTACTTTCTGGCATCTATAGATGCGAACAAAAATTTGGTTTAATTCATGTTGTAGATGTACTTAGAGGCTCAAAAGGGCAAAAGGTTTTTCAGTTTAACCATGATAAACTCTCTGTTTATGGTATCGGAAGTGATGTTAGTAAAAATGATTGGAACGCAGTTGCCGATAGACTTTTTGAGTTAGATGCTATGGAAATAGGCGAGTTTAGAGCTATAAAGCTTAGAAATTTCGGTATAAAAACTTTACAAAAAAAAGCAAAAATTGAGATAGATGCTCATAAGATGAATATAAAAACTAAGACCAAAAGACAAGAAAAATCAACTCCAGTTAATGATGATGTCTTTGAACTCTTTAGAGCATTAAGACTGGAAATTGCGACTAAAAATGAAATACCTGCATATATAGTATTTTCGGATAAAACACTTATAGATTTCTCTATAAAACTACCACAAAACAAAGAAGAAATGCTAGAAGTAAACGGTGTGGGAGAGGTTAAGTATGAAAGATATGGGGAAGATTTTTTAGCTCTTTGTAAAGAAATAAAAGTTAATCTAAAAATGATATAA
- a CDS encoding efflux RND transporter permease subunit, with the protein MSEAYKSKNIAGYLAQAFLNNPLTMVFAISIILLGYITLNIAPREEDPQIEVSGGSIIIMIPGASPKAITNVVIKPLERRIREIKGVEHIYGTAMNNVGMINVQYFIGEDRESSNLKLYDKVMQNMDTLPKGIGMPLVKPFDIDIDIPVVTVAFYQKDSTKPSTLKQYHIVREVQQEINALNNVSKSTLKGMHKPQFNIKVDIDKLSSYHLSLGQIAASVKAIATNAPNINAPTSNNSIIVFGVKNAIEDIDDLKDLIIAQYMGSPIYLKNVAKIEYGYDIQHFQNSLISQRDNNSSFDEPVQQVTLTVSKLKGTNAVYVAEDVLDLLNKRSEFFNQEGIGYIITRNYGERANEAVGELMHHLVITIGIIGLILIPFLGWRESLVVSIAVPMILATTLFIAYMTDQTINRITLFAFLLSLGLIVDDAIIVIENIHRRMHLKETKDHSFDRIIVEATDEIGPSTNIATIAIILTMVPMGFVGGMMGQFMKPIPLNVPVALAVSLFVAYVFTPFLAKKMIKRAKGTH; encoded by the coding sequence ATGTCTGAGGCTTATAAAAGTAAAAATATAGCTGGATATTTAGCCCAAGCATTTTTAAACAATCCCCTTACTATGGTTTTTGCAATCTCCATCATTCTTCTTGGTTATATCACTTTAAATATTGCACCAAGAGAAGAAGACCCTCAGATAGAGGTCAGTGGTGGTTCAATTATCATAATGATACCAGGGGCATCTCCAAAAGCGATAACAAATGTTGTTATAAAACCACTTGAGAGAAGAATACGCGAGATTAAAGGGGTTGAGCATATTTACGGTACTGCGATGAATAATGTTGGTATGATAAATGTACAATATTTTATAGGCGAAGATAGAGAATCCTCAAATCTTAAACTATATGATAAAGTAATGCAAAATATGGATACCTTACCTAAGGGCATAGGAATGCCGTTAGTTAAACCTTTTGATATAGATATTGATATCCCTGTTGTAACAGTTGCTTTTTATCAAAAAGACTCAACCAAACCAAGCACTTTAAAGCAATATCACATAGTAAGAGAAGTTCAGCAAGAGATAAATGCATTAAATAATGTGTCTAAAAGCACTCTAAAAGGTATGCATAAGCCACAGTTTAATATAAAAGTAGATATAGACAAACTATCTTCTTATCATCTATCTTTAGGTCAAATAGCGGCTTCTGTTAAAGCGATTGCAACAAATGCACCAAATATTAATGCCCCAACAAGCAATAATTCTATAATTGTTTTTGGTGTTAAAAATGCAATAGAAGATATAGATGATTTAAAAGATTTAATAATTGCACAATATATGGGTTCTCCAATTTATCTTAAAAATGTTGCAAAGATTGAATATGGATATGATATACAACATTTTCAAAATTCTCTTATTTCACAAAGAGATAATAATAGCTCTTTTGATGAACCTGTCCAGCAAGTAACGCTAACTGTGTCAAAGTTAAAAGGTACAAATGCTGTTTATGTGGCTGAGGATGTTTTAGATTTACTAAATAAAAGAAGTGAATTTTTTAATCAAGAGGGCATAGGATACATCATTACAAGAAACTATGGAGAGAGAGCAAATGAAGCTGTTGGTGAACTTATGCATCATCTTGTCATAACCATAGGAATTATTGGTCTTATTCTTATCCCGTTTCTTGGATGGAGAGAGTCTTTAGTTGTGTCTATTGCAGTTCCTATGATTTTAGCTACAACACTTTTTATAGCTTATATGACAGACCAAACTATAAATAGAATTACACTTTTTGCGTTTTTACTTAGTCTAGGGCTTATTGTAGATGATGCAATTATTGTTATAGAAAATATACATAGAAGAATGCACTTAAAAGAAACAAAAGATCATAGTTTTGATCGTATTATCGTTGAAGCAACAGATGAGATAGGACCTTCAACAAATATAGCAACAATAGCAATTATATTAACTATGGTTCCTATGGGTTTTGTTGGTGGGATGATGGGGCAGTTTATGAAACCCATACCATTAAATGTGCCAGTTGCTTTGGCAGTTTCACTTTTTGTAGCTTATGTATTTACTCCATTCTTAGCTAAAAAGATGATTAAGCGTGCAAAAGGAACGCACTAA